A stretch of Paracoccus sp. MA DNA encodes these proteins:
- a CDS encoding WecB/TagA/CpsF family glycosyltransferase yields the protein MHFSFPDGNAVRINCRDSSALLAAVRQRLKDGQGFAIATINVDHLQRLGEDAAFRRAYAAHDLVCADGNPVVWLSRIAGRPVALAPGSDLVLPLAAEAARAGLPVALIGSSDESLALAAQSMQAAVPGLRVALTHAPGFPFDPMGEEAAAIIERIRASGARLCFLALGAPRQELFAIRARDRLGDVGFASIGAGLDFLSGHQRRAPELLRRIKLEWLWRMLSNPRRLFLRYAKGFAILPGHVRRALAIRAEDNKTGK from the coding sequence ATGCATTTCAGCTTTCCCGACGGCAATGCCGTCCGGATCAATTGTCGGGATTCTTCCGCCCTGCTGGCCGCGGTGCGGCAGCGGCTTAAGGACGGGCAGGGCTTCGCCATCGCCACGATCAACGTCGATCACCTGCAAAGGCTGGGCGAGGACGCCGCTTTCCGCCGCGCCTATGCCGCGCATGACCTGGTCTGCGCCGACGGCAACCCCGTGGTCTGGCTGTCGCGCATCGCCGGGCGGCCGGTGGCGCTGGCGCCGGGCTCGGACCTGGTGCTGCCGCTGGCCGCCGAGGCGGCTCGGGCCGGCCTGCCCGTGGCGCTGATCGGCAGCAGCGACGAATCGCTGGCGCTGGCCGCGCAGAGCATGCAGGCCGCCGTGCCGGGGCTGCGGGTGGCGCTGACCCATGCGCCGGGCTTTCCCTTCGACCCGATGGGCGAGGAAGCGGCCGCGATCATCGAGCGCATCCGCGCTTCGGGCGCGCGGCTGTGCTTCCTGGCGCTTGGCGCGCCGCGGCAAGAGCTGTTCGCCATCCGCGCCCGGGACAGGCTGGGCGATGTCGGCTTCGCCTCGATCGGGGCCGGGCTCGACTTCCTGTCCGGCCACCAGCGGCGGGCGCCGGAACTGCTGCGCCGCATCAAGCTGGAATGGCTGTGGCGGATGCTGTCGAACCCGCGCCGGCTGTTCCTGCGCTATGCGAAGGGCTTCGCCATCCTGCCGGGGCATGTGCGCAGGGCGCTGGCGATCCGGGCCGAGGACAACAAGACGGGGAAGTAA
- a CDS encoding calcium-binding protein, translating into MAVITGTAGNDSLRGTVGRDTINGLAGRDTLNGGHGNDSVHGGPGADTLIWEQNPNATGGLDLYYGGLAEERYDANPYGDLSGGDRLHLAGLAGFRVTFNTSENGFATDAFGNRLNFWGIERLQTGNGNDWISAQGAPLNAARGTGVNHTPAHGVTINSGGGNDYVHGGPGDDVLDGGNGNDTIFGGNGNDLLMPSQGNDYGHAGAGDDNVRWGNNGGMAPIQNIGHDTLVGGAGYDLLNMWAKGNAENTVGVNVVFTSRSAGNASYPQGNGTLVFSEFELFWTHEGRDTVTAATANIGLNAQGIHINTRWGDDRITGSAGRDTIEGGAGADTIDGGRGNDFISMFEDIFASNGASVLPDSSRDVLILRDGFGVDTVRAFQVGDVRDAGGNMLRPGDRLDVSGLHDAQGNLVDVNDVRVSAQGSSAVLSFPNGERLILEGVNAATLTRAMLNQMGIPLTTGQSGQVSAQAVRTASAEEGAASAVLVAPLDGELGDTADPGAAVLRHLGWLGQGGDKAGSVLDEGSHSGGWNPRALLDAYLQQAQQDGPEPLQALSLADSLQFDWH; encoded by the coding sequence ATGGCCGTGATTACTGGGACAGCGGGCAATGACAGCCTGCGCGGAACCGTGGGCCGCGACACGATCAACGGATTGGCCGGGCGCGATACCCTGAACGGCGGCCATGGCAACGACTCGGTGCATGGCGGGCCCGGCGCGGATACGCTGATCTGGGAACAGAATCCCAACGCGACCGGCGGCCTGGACCTCTATTACGGCGGGCTTGCCGAGGAACGCTATGACGCCAATCCCTATGGCGACCTGTCGGGCGGCGACCGGCTGCATCTGGCCGGGCTGGCCGGGTTCCGCGTCACCTTCAACACCAGCGAGAACGGCTTCGCCACCGATGCCTTCGGCAACCGGCTGAACTTCTGGGGCATCGAGCGGCTGCAGACCGGCAACGGCAATGACTGGATCAGCGCCCAGGGCGCGCCGCTGAACGCCGCGCGCGGCACCGGCGTGAACCATACGCCGGCGCATGGCGTGACGATCAACAGCGGCGGCGGCAACGATTACGTGCATGGCGGCCCGGGCGACGACGTCCTCGACGGCGGCAACGGCAACGACACCATCTTCGGCGGCAACGGCAACGACCTGCTGATGCCTTCGCAGGGCAATGACTACGGCCATGCCGGAGCCGGCGACGACAATGTGCGCTGGGGCAATAACGGCGGCATGGCGCCGATCCAGAACATCGGCCACGACACGCTGGTCGGGGGCGCCGGCTATGACCTGCTGAACATGTGGGCCAAGGGCAATGCCGAGAACACCGTCGGCGTCAATGTCGTGTTCACCAGCCGCAGCGCCGGCAATGCCAGCTATCCGCAGGGCAACGGCACCCTGGTCTTCAGCGAGTTCGAGCTGTTCTGGACCCATGAGGGGCGCGACACGGTGACGGCCGCCACGGCCAATATCGGCCTGAACGCGCAGGGCATCCATATCAACACCCGCTGGGGCGATGACCGCATCACCGGCAGCGCCGGGCGGGACACCATCGAGGGCGGTGCCGGCGCCGATACCATTGACGGCGGCCGCGGCAACGACTTCATCTCGATGTTCGAGGACATCTTTGCCTCGAACGGCGCCTCGGTCCTGCCGGATTCGTCGCGCGACGTGCTGATCCTGCGCGACGGTTTCGGCGTGGACACCGTCCGCGCCTTCCAGGTCGGCGACGTGCGCGACGCCGGCGGCAACATGCTGCGGCCCGGCGACCGGCTGGACGTCAGCGGCCTGCATGATGCGCAGGGCAATCTGGTCGATGTGAACGACGTGCGGGTCTCGGCGCAGGGCAGCAGCGCCGTGCTGAGCTTTCCGAACGGCGAGCGGCTGATCCTGGAGGGGGTGAATGCCGCCACGCTGACCCGCGCCATGCTGAACCAGATGGGCATTCCGCTGACCACGGGCCAGAGCGGGCAGGTCTCGGCGCAGGCGGTGCGCACGGCTTCGGCCGAGGAGGGCGCCGCGTCGGCGGTCCTCGTCGCGCCGCTGGACGGCGAACTGGGCGATACGGCCGATCCTGGCGCCGCGGTGCTGCGGCATCTGGGCTGGCTGGGGCAGGGCGGCGACAAGGCCGGTTCCGTGCTGGACGAGGGGTCGCATTCCGGCGGCTGGAACCCCCGCGCCCTGCTGGACGCCTATCTCCAGCAGGCGCAGCAGGACGGACCGGAGCCGCTGCAGGCGCTGAGCCTGGCCGACAGCCTGCAGTTCGACTGGCACTGA
- a CDS encoding Hint domain-containing protein yields the protein MATIPGTAGDDSLLGTAEDDFIEGGAGHDTLNGGPGSDTVDGGEGRDLLFWDEDADASGVHDVYHGGSGGEDFDPSPYTHAGGDTLNLGHGGSGLGGFTVQFDSAQSGQAQDAYGNSLAFDGFERLVSGGGADSIDASGATITDGVGIRAYTGGGDDTVIGSAAADYIHAGVGDDLIHGGDGDDVIEAGPGDDTVYGEGGNDGIRWGDGHYDGPVGNDLFYGGEGYNTLNAWQHDTAGNGVRMELTTSDSGTVDATGPAATGHLEFYEFQNLLTGNGNDTVDGSAAGVDGFRVYTAWGDDLILGSAGNDTIEGGFGSDTIDAGAGDDLISMAADLFAAHAAPDDGADLLVLRDGFGNDTVRAFTIEAGLDEWGNPIPMDRLDVSDLHDADGNPVDLDDVTVIPFADAFGTHAKLMFPNGESLVLHDVDPAQLTREKLREIGIPCFCRGTLIQTDRGAIAVEQLRVGDLVQTRDHGLQPIRWIGRRALDAVDLAAAPRLRPIRIRAGALGRGVPALDLTVSPQHRVLVRSAIAQRMFGCAEVLVAAKQLLAIEGIEQVETEAVEYFHILFDRHEIVLSNGAETESLYTGAEALKAVGKAARDEILALFPALRDSPTEAARPLIPGAKARQLAQRHARNRKALNG from the coding sequence ATGGCGACGATTCCCGGAACCGCAGGCGACGACAGCCTCCTTGGAACGGCCGAAGACGATTTCATCGAAGGCGGTGCGGGCCATGACACGCTCAACGGCGGGCCGGGCAGCGACACGGTCGATGGCGGCGAAGGTCGCGACCTGCTGTTCTGGGACGAGGATGCGGATGCCTCCGGCGTCCATGATGTCTATCACGGCGGCAGCGGCGGCGAGGATTTCGATCCCAGCCCCTATACCCATGCAGGCGGCGACACGCTGAACCTCGGTCATGGCGGCAGCGGGCTGGGCGGCTTCACCGTGCAGTTCGACAGCGCGCAATCCGGCCAGGCCCAGGACGCCTATGGCAACAGCCTGGCATTCGACGGGTTCGAGCGGCTGGTTTCCGGCGGCGGCGCCGATTCCATCGACGCCTCGGGCGCGACGATCACCGACGGGGTCGGCATCCGGGCCTATACCGGCGGCGGCGACGACACCGTCATCGGCAGCGCGGCTGCGGATTACATCCATGCCGGGGTCGGCGACGACCTGATCCATGGCGGCGACGGCGACGACGTCATCGAGGCGGGGCCGGGGGACGACACCGTCTATGGCGAGGGCGGCAATGACGGCATCCGCTGGGGCGACGGCCATTACGACGGTCCCGTCGGCAACGACCTGTTCTATGGCGGCGAGGGCTACAACACGCTGAACGCCTGGCAGCACGACACAGCCGGCAATGGCGTGCGCATGGAGCTGACCACCTCGGACAGCGGCACCGTCGATGCCACCGGCCCGGCCGCAACCGGGCATCTGGAGTTCTACGAGTTCCAGAACCTGCTGACCGGCAACGGCAACGACACGGTGGACGGCTCGGCGGCGGGGGTGGACGGGTTCCGCGTCTATACCGCCTGGGGCGACGACCTGATCCTCGGCAGCGCCGGCAACGATACGATCGAGGGCGGCTTCGGCTCGGACACGATCGACGCGGGGGCCGGCGACGACCTGATCTCGATGGCGGCCGACCTGTTTGCCGCCCATGCCGCGCCGGATGACGGGGCGGACCTGCTGGTGCTGCGCGATGGGTTCGGCAACGACACCGTGCGCGCCTTCACCATCGAGGCCGGGCTGGACGAATGGGGCAACCCGATCCCGATGGATCGGCTGGACGTCAGCGATCTGCACGATGCCGATGGCAATCCGGTCGATCTGGACGACGTGACAGTGATCCCCTTTGCCGACGCCTTCGGAACCCATGCGAAGCTGATGTTCCCGAACGGCGAAAGCCTGGTCCTGCACGATGTCGATCCGGCCCAGCTGACCCGCGAGAAGCTGCGCGAAATCGGCATTCCCTGCTTCTGCCGCGGCACGCTGATCCAGACGGATCGCGGCGCCATCGCGGTTGAACAACTGAGGGTGGGCGATCTGGTGCAGACCCGCGACCATGGGTTGCAGCCGATTCGCTGGATCGGGCGGCGGGCGCTGGATGCGGTCGATCTGGCGGCGGCGCCGCGGCTGCGGCCGATCCGCATCCGCGCCGGGGCGCTGGGGCGGGGGGTGCCGGCCCTGGACCTGACGGTCTCGCCGCAGCACCGCGTCCTGGTCCGCTCGGCCATCGCGCAGCGCATGTTCGGCTGCGCCGAGGTTCTGGTCGCGGCCAAGCAATTGCTGGCGATCGAGGGCATCGAGCAGGTCGAGACCGAGGCGGTCGAGTATTTCCACATCCTGTTCGACCGGCACGAGATCGTGCTGTCGAACGGTGCCGAGACCGAGTCGCTCTATACCGGCGCCGAGGCGCTGAAGGCGGTCGGCAAGGCGGCGCGGGACGAGATCCTGGCGCTGTTTCCCGCCCTTCGCGACAGCCCGACCGAGGCGGCGCGGCCGCTGATTCCGGGTGCGAAGGCGCGTCAGCTCGCGCAGCGCCACGCGCGGAACCGGAAGGCTCTGAATGGATAA
- a CDS encoding LysR family transcriptional regulator translates to MPLSLRQLRYFEHIARTGVIGHAAQDLGVAQSALSHHMAELEAQLGVRLFNRRPRGVALTPAGERLHEHAQVILAALERAEADVRDFTEQAVGPFVLGLCHTATEVAALTIMQKAAERLPGIHLTIVESVSGNLLAMMLRGEVDLAVAYQPPEDSRFNALPILNEHLYLVGLPQMIGSQDAPISFDDLPQGKVLALNLVRSSRSIVHSQFLRRQITPHPQLEIESLSALIQAMRAGLGCSILARATVAEDLAKGSLHARRIRDPELTRTLYLVVPANRPRRRVDDEMRKLISTTLVDAVAAGRWPGERLMSSA, encoded by the coding sequence ATGCCGCTGAGCCTGCGCCAGCTTCGGTATTTCGAGCATATCGCCCGCACCGGGGTCATCGGCCATGCCGCCCAGGATCTGGGCGTTGCGCAATCCGCGCTGAGCCATCACATGGCCGAGCTCGAAGCGCAGCTGGGCGTGCGCCTTTTCAACCGCCGCCCGCGCGGCGTCGCCCTTACCCCGGCGGGCGAGCGGCTTCATGAGCATGCGCAGGTGATCCTTGCCGCGCTGGAGCGCGCGGAAGCGGACGTGCGCGACTTCACCGAACAGGCGGTGGGACCGTTCGTGCTGGGTCTCTGTCATACGGCGACCGAGGTTGCGGCCCTGACGATCATGCAGAAGGCGGCCGAACGGCTGCCGGGTATCCACCTGACCATCGTCGAAAGCGTCAGCGGCAACCTGCTGGCGATGATGCTGCGGGGCGAGGTCGACCTGGCCGTGGCCTATCAGCCGCCCGAGGACAGCCGGTTCAACGCCCTGCCGATCCTGAACGAACATCTTTATCTTGTCGGCCTTCCGCAGATGATCGGATCCCAGGATGCTCCGATTTCCTTCGACGACCTGCCTCAGGGGAAGGTGCTGGCGCTGAACCTGGTCCGGTCCTCGCGTTCGATCGTGCACAGCCAGTTCTTGCGCCGCCAGATCACCCCCCATCCGCAGCTTGAGATCGAATCCCTCAGCGCGCTGATCCAGGCGATGCGGGCGGGGCTGGGCTGTTCGATTCTCGCACGCGCAACGGTGGCGGAGGATCTTGCCAAGGGCAGCCTCCACGCGCGCAGGATCAGGGATCCCGAGCTGACCCGGACGCTTTATCTGGTCGTCCCGGCAAACCGTCCGCGGCGCCGGGTGGATGACGAGATGCGCAAGCTCATCTCGACAACTCTGGTTGATGCTGTGGCTGCGGGGCGTTGGCCCGGTGAGCGTCTGATGAGCTCTGCGTAA
- a CDS encoding CaiB/BaiF CoA-transferase family protein — MNLPLDGIRVVEMSHMVMGPSCGMFLAFLGAEVIKVEPPEGDKTRNLTGMGAGFFPTFNRGKKSVVLDIKQPEGRADLEQLLNSADVFVENFRTESLAKMGLDPESLHKRFPRLIVASCKGFLEGPYENRAAMDELVQMMTGMAYMTGPTGRPLRIGSSANDIMGGLFAAYGVLGQIIRRGRDGKGSVVRAGLFENCLLLVAQHMVQFDIEGTESPPMPERIFSWPVYDIFQTRDGRQIFMGAVTETQWTALCHVLGLEDLLSDPRLQTRPDQIAARDWTLPIVAQAVASRDFGDLLAACEAAALLCSPIARPAEMYDDPHVTRPGGLIHSRYADKKDFRAPGLPFSVDGAAPVPANADLPSIGQHTAEILSSLPQMEKA; from the coding sequence ATGAATCTGCCTTTGGACGGCATCCGCGTCGTCGAGATGAGCCATATGGTCATGGGCCCGTCCTGTGGGATGTTCCTGGCCTTCCTGGGGGCCGAGGTGATCAAGGTCGAGCCGCCCGAGGGCGACAAGACTCGCAATCTGACCGGCATGGGCGCCGGTTTCTTTCCCACCTTCAACCGCGGCAAGAAGTCGGTGGTCCTGGACATAAAGCAGCCCGAAGGCCGCGCCGATCTCGAGCAGCTTCTGAACTCGGCCGATGTCTTCGTCGAGAATTTCCGCACCGAGAGCCTGGCGAAGATGGGCCTCGACCCCGAAAGCCTGCACAAACGCTTCCCGCGCTTGATCGTCGCGTCCTGCAAGGGCTTCTTGGAAGGGCCCTACGAAAACCGCGCCGCCATGGACGAGCTGGTGCAGATGATGACCGGCATGGCCTACATGACCGGGCCGACAGGACGACCGCTGCGGATCGGCTCTTCGGCCAACGACATCATGGGCGGGCTTTTCGCCGCGTATGGCGTCCTGGGTCAGATCATCCGGCGCGGCCGGGATGGCAAGGGCAGCGTCGTGCGCGCGGGCCTGTTCGAGAACTGCCTGCTATTGGTGGCGCAGCACATGGTGCAATTCGACATCGAAGGCACCGAAAGCCCGCCGATGCCGGAGCGCATATTCTCGTGGCCGGTCTATGACATCTTCCAGACTCGCGACGGCCGCCAGATCTTCATGGGCGCGGTGACCGAGACGCAATGGACGGCGCTTTGCCATGTGCTGGGGCTAGAGGATCTGCTGTCTGACCCGCGGCTTCAGACCCGCCCTGACCAGATTGCCGCGCGGGACTGGACCTTGCCCATCGTGGCGCAGGCCGTCGCCAGCCGCGACTTTGGCGATCTCCTGGCCGCTTGCGAGGCCGCGGCCTTGCTGTGCTCGCCGATCGCCCGGCCCGCCGAGATGTATGACGATCCGCATGTCACGCGTCCCGGCGGGCTGATTCATTCGCGCTATGCCGACAAGAAGGATTTCCGCGCCCCGGGCCTGCCCTTCTCGGTCGATGGCGCGGCGCCGGTGCCGGCCAACGCCGATCTGCCGTCGATCGGCCAACACACGGCCGAGATCCTGTCGTCCCTGCCGCAGATGGAGAAGGCGTAA
- a CDS encoding hydroxymethylglutaryl-CoA lyase: MVGDVKRVYPAGQLILREVGLRDGLQLTKGFPSTEAKAEWIRREHAAGVRHFEVGSFLPASRFPQFADVRALTELVNGLGAHALGLALNERGARDALAAGVSELTMVLSATEAHNMANARRPREQSLAEIADIVRLRDEAGSATLVNVGIAMATGCSLSGAVDPAEVERLAELCLNAGVDLVGIADTVGYGGPRQIAHLCRRMTALMGKRPYVVHLHDTRGMGLANALAAHDAGARVFDASLGGLGGCPFAPGATGNVVFEDLVYLFETAGIRTGIDLEEVIAIREILAREMPEEQLHGALAQAGPPREMKWQAEAA, encoded by the coding sequence ATGGTCGGCGATGTGAAGCGAGTCTATCCCGCCGGGCAGCTGATCCTGCGCGAGGTCGGGCTGCGCGACGGCCTGCAGCTGACCAAGGGCTTTCCCTCGACGGAAGCCAAGGCCGAATGGATCCGGCGCGAACATGCTGCGGGCGTGAGGCATTTCGAGGTCGGATCCTTCCTTCCCGCCAGCCGTTTCCCGCAATTTGCCGACGTGCGCGCATTGACCGAACTGGTCAACGGGCTGGGCGCCCATGCGTTGGGGCTGGCGCTGAACGAGCGCGGCGCCCGCGACGCGCTGGCCGCCGGGGTCAGCGAACTGACCATGGTGCTGTCCGCGACCGAAGCGCACAATATGGCCAATGCCCGCCGTCCGCGCGAGCAATCCCTGGCCGAGATCGCCGACATCGTGCGGCTGCGCGACGAGGCGGGTTCGGCGACATTGGTCAATGTGGGCATCGCCATGGCGACCGGTTGTTCGCTGTCGGGGGCGGTCGATCCCGCCGAGGTCGAGCGGCTGGCCGAGCTCTGCCTGAATGCGGGCGTCGACCTGGTCGGCATCGCGGATACCGTGGGCTATGGAGGGCCGCGCCAGATCGCCCACCTGTGCCGCCGCATGACCGCGCTGATGGGCAAGCGGCCCTATGTCGTGCATCTGCACGACACACGCGGCATGGGCCTTGCCAATGCGCTGGCGGCCCATGATGCCGGGGCGCGGGTTTTCGATGCCTCGCTGGGGGGGCTGGGTGGCTGTCCCTTCGCACCCGGCGCGACCGGAAATGTGGTTTTCGAGGATCTGGTTTATCTGTTCGAAACCGCGGGCATCCGCACCGGCATCGACCTGGAGGAGGTCATCGCCATCCGCGAGATCCTGGCGCGCGAAATGCCCGAAGAACAGCTTCACGGCGCCCTGGCGCAAGCCGGCCCGCCCAGGGAGATGAAATGGCAGGCCGAGGCGGCCTGA
- the dctP gene encoding TRAP transporter substrate-binding protein DctP translates to MPARTILASTTLLVLTTLPAMAVTPIRCSHQLPPQHEVAKVIERWAAEVETLSEGDLDVQLFGANALAKPEENIPSVAKGSFECAFSVNFQWGKTLPAMNVTLRPYAFSDPEIWRNWPDSEPAAYLEGLMEEKRLKNIAWLFQTRMSVFTSKGKPLTAPTDFRGIKIRGLNPAFDTGLTAMGAATSSMPGSEVYQALSTGVIDAALTDVAAAYARKYYEVQDHMTVTPIISVFFNGYMNQRFYEGLTDAQRAALDEAGRKAAVWAVEEGLAAEEAAPGLLEAEGVTLHVATAEENEALRAVMQPAFDQAFIKEGGESVTELLKLVDGMVQ, encoded by the coding sequence ATGCCCGCACGAACCATCCTGGCCAGCACGACGCTGCTGGTCCTGACCACGCTTCCGGCGATGGCAGTGACGCCCATCCGTTGCAGCCATCAGTTGCCGCCGCAGCACGAGGTGGCGAAGGTCATCGAACGCTGGGCCGCCGAGGTCGAGACGCTGTCGGAGGGCGACCTCGATGTTCAGCTGTTCGGCGCCAACGCCCTGGCGAAACCCGAGGAGAACATTCCCTCCGTCGCCAAGGGCAGCTTTGAATGCGCCTTCTCGGTCAACTTCCAGTGGGGCAAGACCCTGCCCGCCATGAACGTGACGCTGCGCCCCTATGCCTTCAGCGATCCCGAGATCTGGCGCAATTGGCCGGATTCCGAACCCGCCGCCTATCTGGAAGGGCTGATGGAGGAAAAACGGCTGAAGAACATTGCCTGGCTGTTTCAGACCCGGATGAGCGTCTTCACCTCGAAGGGCAAGCCGCTGACCGCGCCCACCGACTTCCGGGGCATCAAGATCCGCGGTCTGAACCCGGCCTTTGACACCGGCCTGACGGCCATGGGAGCAGCAACCAGTTCGATGCCGGGGTCCGAAGTCTACCAGGCGCTGTCCACGGGTGTCATCGACGCTGCCCTTACCGACGTGGCCGCTGCCTATGCTCGCAAATATTACGAGGTCCAGGACCATATGACGGTGACGCCCATCATATCGGTCTTCTTCAACGGCTACATGAACCAGCGCTTTTACGAGGGCCTGACCGATGCGCAGCGTGCGGCCCTGGACGAGGCCGGCAGGAAGGCCGCGGTCTGGGCGGTCGAGGAAGGGCTGGCGGCCGAAGAAGCCGCGCCGGGTCTTCTGGAAGCCGAAGGCGTGACGCTGCATGTTGCGACCGCCGAGGAGAACGAAGCCCTGCGTGCCGTGATGCAGCCCGCCTTCGATCAGGCTTTCATCAAGGAAGGTGGCGAGTCCGTCACGGAACTGCTGAAGCTGGTCGACGGGATGGTGCAATGA
- a CDS encoding TRAP transporter small permease, with protein MTVTHPAKRQGLRGEGVGSLWSFLTWPIHTLAAVSAALVAVGFAAVVIAVFYRYLLGAPLNGVDELTGYLVVAITSCGLGSALLLDRHIGVDILTASAGRGAKRGLEIWASLCVLVCAAILASSAWHTVLFNRDFGTYSTGPLEIPIWWAQAPMVPGAVVLGLAALMRLLRTMQEKTK; from the coding sequence ATGACGGTGACGCATCCGGCCAAACGACAAGGCCTGAGAGGCGAAGGGGTCGGATCGCTCTGGTCCTTCCTGACCTGGCCCATCCATACGCTTGCGGCGGTCTCGGCGGCGCTGGTGGCGGTGGGTTTCGCGGCCGTAGTGATCGCGGTCTTCTATCGCTACCTGCTGGGTGCGCCGTTGAACGGCGTGGATGAGCTGACCGGCTATCTGGTCGTCGCCATCACCTCTTGCGGGTTGGGCAGCGCGCTGCTCCTGGACCGGCATATCGGGGTCGATATCCTGACCGCCTCGGCTGGTCGCGGCGCCAAGCGCGGGCTCGAGATCTGGGCATCGCTCTGCGTGCTCGTCTGCGCGGCAATCCTTGCCTCCTCGGCCTGGCATACCGTCCTGTTCAACCGCGACTTCGGCACCTATTCCACCGGCCCGCTGGAGATCCCGATCTGGTGGGCGCAGGCGCCGATGGTTCCCGGCGCCGTCGTCCTGGGACTTGCGGCGCTGATGCGGTTGCTGCGCACCATGCAGGAGAAAACGAAATGA
- a CDS encoding TRAP transporter large permease, protein MTGLLIVIGLIALLLSGIPIFAALLLTGSAVLFLAEGSVESVADTVFAHLNSPVLLTIPLFILMAQLMIRSGAVDDLFQMANTLIGHVKGGIGVATILSCTIFAAISGSSVATAVSIGQTAIPQMKRYGFPERSALGLVAAGGTLGILIPPSGPMILYAVVANASIGALFLAGIIPGLLLALVFAVFCLISARRSGRIDQAPFPGWLSVWRAMHKSIWALLMPPVVMGGIYFGIFTATEAAAIGCLYALLVGILAYRNLGLRNLGLCLRDTVLTSLMVFAIIAGAAVFGNAITILRLPNQVSELIIALNLTPTLFILVVMAMIFVMGMFLESIAIILITTPILLPSMIALNIDPIWYGVLLMINLELAMITPPVGMNLFVIKGITGSPLSTVIRGAAPFVLLMIGGILTIMAVPELATWLPRVAGYKF, encoded by the coding sequence ATGACCGGACTGCTCATCGTCATCGGGCTGATCGCGCTGCTGCTGTCGGGCATTCCGATCTTCGCCGCCCTGCTGCTGACCGGATCGGCGGTGCTGTTCCTGGCCGAGGGCTCGGTCGAAAGCGTGGCCGACACGGTTTTCGCACATCTCAATTCGCCCGTGTTGCTGACCATCCCGCTGTTCATCCTGATGGCGCAGCTGATGATCCGGTCCGGCGCGGTCGACGACCTGTTCCAGATGGCCAACACGCTGATCGGCCATGTAAAGGGCGGCATCGGTGTGGCGACCATCCTCAGCTGCACGATCTTCGCCGCGATCTCGGGATCGTCGGTCGCGACCGCCGTTTCCATCGGCCAGACGGCGATCCCGCAGATGAAGCGATACGGCTTTCCCGAACGCAGCGCGCTTGGGCTGGTGGCGGCGGGCGGCACGCTCGGCATCCTGATCCCGCCCTCGGGACCGATGATCCTGTATGCGGTGGTGGCCAACGCCTCGATCGGGGCGCTGTTCCTGGCAGGGATCATTCCCGGCCTGCTTCTAGCCCTGGTCTTCGCGGTCTTCTGCCTGATCAGCGCCCGCCGGTCCGGCCGGATCGACCAGGCGCCCTTCCCCGGCTGGCTGTCGGTGTGGCGCGCCATGCACAAGTCGATCTGGGCGCTGTTGATGCCTCCGGTAGTGATGGGCGGGATCTATTTCGGTATCTTCACGGCGACCGAGGCCGCTGCCATCGGCTGCCTTTACGCACTGCTGGTCGGGATATTGGCCTATCGCAATCTGGGCTTGCGCAATCTGGGCCTTTGCCTGCGCGACACGGTGCTGACCTCGCTGATGGTCTTCGCCATCATCGCGGGCGCGGCGGTCTTCGGCAATGCGATCACCATCCTTCGCCTGCCGAACCAGGTCTCCGAACTGATCATTGCGCTGAACCTGACGCCCACGCTGTTCATCCTCGTGGTCATGGCGATGATCTTTGTGATGGGGATGTTTCTGGAAAGCATCGCCATTATCCTGATCACCACGCCGATCCTGTTGCCCTCGATGATCGCGCTGAACATCGACCCGATCTGGTACGGCGTCTTGCTGATGATCAATCTGGAACTGGCGATGATCACCCCGCCGGTGGGCATGAACCTGTTCGTCATCAAGGGCATCACCGGCAGCCCGCTCTCGACGGTGATCCGCGGCGCGGCGCCCTTCGTGCTGCTGATGATCGGCGGCATCCTCACGATCATGGCGGTGCCCGAACTGGCGACATGGTTGCCGCGCGTCGCCGGCTACAAGTTCTGA
- a CDS encoding Lrp/AsnC family transcriptional regulator, whose protein sequence is MTNAALSELVNLSPSQCSRRRAALEQAGVIEGYSARLNAARLGYGLRAIIRVNLSSHGQRKDDDFARFVAAHPQIRSAFSVSGDADYVLDVRVRDLEAFSDFIHRHLLPQPQVAQVRSEIVLRTLKDEKGVAPGLVATSDPG, encoded by the coding sequence ATGACCAATGCCGCCCTGTCCGAGCTGGTGAACCTGTCGCCCTCGCAATGCTCGCGCAGGCGGGCGGCGCTTGAACAGGCCGGCGTCATCGAAGGCTATTCGGCACGGCTCAATGCGGCCAGGCTCGGCTATGGGCTGCGCGCCATCATTCGGGTGAACCTGTCCAGCCACGGCCAGCGGAAAGACGACGATTTCGCCCGCTTCGTCGCCGCGCATCCGCAGATCCGCTCGGCCTTTTCGGTGTCCGGCGACGCGGATTACGTGCTCGACGTCAGGGTCCGCGATCTGGAGGCGTTTTCGGATTTCATCCATCGCCACCTGCTGCCGCAGCCGCAGGTCGCCCAGGTGCGCTCCGAGATCGTGCTCAGGACGCTCAAGGACGAAAAGGGCGTCGCGCCCGGTCTGGTCGCGACGTCCGATCCAGGCTGA